From Candidatus Manganitrophus morganii, the proteins below share one genomic window:
- a CDS encoding glycosyltransferase family 4 protein, with product MKIAQISPLFESVPPKLYGGTERVVSVLTEGLIRNGHDVTLFASGDSKTSARLVSVCQAALRLSNVKDPYADHILQLSTVYDHAEEFDLIHSHADYFTFPFAQRSATPTVTTLHGRLDMPELQGIHRYYKSHPLISISHSQRTPFPFANWVDTVYHGLPMEQYRFYPEPGKYLAFLGRIAPEKRADIAIAIAQKTGIPLKIAAKVGDQDRDYFDAVIRPLIKPPLIEYLGEIGEREKNVFLGEALALLFPIDWPEPFGLVMIESLACGTPVIARPWGSVNEILAHGTTGFIHSEIDDLVRAVERIGEISRKGCREYFESTFSAERMVRRYEKVYEEVIAFWNKPLSAGELAEAA from the coding sequence ATGAAGATTGCACAAATATCTCCTCTCTTTGAAAGTGTTCCGCCCAAGCTTTATGGGGGAACGGAACGGGTCGTTTCGGTATTGACCGAAGGACTGATCAGAAACGGCCATGACGTAACCCTCTTTGCCAGCGGTGATTCGAAGACCAGTGCCCGTCTCGTCTCGGTTTGCCAGGCGGCGTTGCGATTAAGTAACGTTAAAGATCCTTACGCGGACCATATTCTTCAACTTTCGACGGTTTACGATCATGCCGAAGAATTTGATTTGATCCATTCCCATGCTGATTACTTTACCTTCCCTTTTGCCCAAAGGAGCGCCACGCCGACCGTGACGACGCTGCACGGCCGGCTCGATATGCCCGAACTTCAGGGAATCCACCGTTATTATAAGTCGCATCCGCTGATCTCCATCAGTCACAGTCAACGGACCCCTTTTCCCTTCGCCAATTGGGTCGACACCGTTTATCACGGCCTGCCGATGGAACAGTATCGCTTTTACCCGGAACCGGGGAAGTATCTTGCTTTTCTCGGTAGGATCGCCCCGGAAAAAAGAGCCGATATCGCCATCGCCATCGCGCAGAAGACCGGCATCCCCCTGAAGATTGCCGCCAAGGTCGGCGATCAGGATCGCGACTATTTCGACGCGGTGATCCGGCCCCTGATCAAACCTCCTTTGATCGAATATCTCGGAGAGATCGGCGAGCGCGAGAAAAACGTTTTCCTCGGGGAGGCATTGGCGCTCCTCTTCCCGATCGACTGGCCGGAACCGTTCGGCCTCGTCATGATCGAATCGCTCGCCTGCGGAACGCCGGTGATCGCGCGGCCTTGGGGCTCGGTGAACGAAATTTTGGCCCATGGAACCACCGGTTTCATTCATTCCGAGATCGATGATTTAGTCCGTGCGGTCGAGCGGATTGGAGAGATCTCCCGAAAGGGATGCAGAGAATATTTCGAGAGTACTTTCTCGGCCGAAAGGATGGTCCGCCGTTACGAGAAGGTATATGAAGAGGTCATCGCCTTTTGGAACAAGCCGCTGTCGGCGGGCGAGTTGGCCGAAGCGGCCTGA
- a CDS encoding amylo-alpha-1,6-glucosidase, with protein MNDETALRDDYYILTSPVAAGIRKLSLKQDEGFIVCDKFGNFRSRFQGELGFYFEGTRFLNLLGLRINEEFPLFLYSTVSSDDSEILVDLTNPDYTIDRHLVIPRNTVFIRKRLLLYRNTFYQTLQFKNFHTHQIELKICLQYGADFLDVFEVRGTERPKRGELFPPEYQRGAVSFKYSGLDDILRSLHLKFDPLPEEANGEEATFFIQLPPQKEWELHLSATALTGERRWNKRWNFPQVITRVRKGIIKWEQERTRIVTSNESFNQLLSRSLSDIRMLETETPYGPYPYAGIPWFVAPFGRDGIITSLEILPFQPQISRGTLQYLAKLQGKEHNPFLDEAPGKIMHEYRKGEMANLREIPFIPYYGSVDSTPLFLILLHQYLSWTGDVAFVESLWPNALAALEWIRKYGDLDQDGYIEYHRESPIGLQQQGWKDSHDSVFHADGKFADSPIALVEVQGYLYAALVGLGSIASQLGKINLQMELISEAQALRERFDRDFWSDEKQFYALALDKDKKKCEVVTSNPGHCLWTGLIDDRKARKIADRLISPDMFCGWGIRTVAEGEPRYNPMSYHNGGVWPHDNAIILAGFKRYGLNEHLRLVATGLFESTLFLENGRLPELFCGFARTMGHGPTPYPIACSPQAWSAASIFSVLSSFLGLSADALNQRLYFTDPVLPSWLKWVEITNLQVGNERVDFIVREGRTGALIEVTNKSPKVEVVTRR; from the coding sequence ATGAACGACGAGACCGCCCTCCGGGATGATTATTATATTTTAACCTCTCCGGTTGCGGCCGGAATCAGGAAGCTCAGCCTGAAACAGGACGAAGGGTTCATCGTCTGCGATAAATTCGGGAATTTCAGAAGCCGTTTTCAGGGCGAATTGGGGTTTTATTTCGAGGGAACACGATTTCTCAACCTGCTGGGACTTCGGATCAACGAGGAATTTCCCCTCTTCCTCTACTCGACGGTTTCTTCCGACGACAGCGAGATTCTCGTCGATCTGACCAATCCCGACTACACGATCGACCGTCATCTCGTGATCCCCCGGAACACCGTCTTTATCCGCAAGCGGCTCCTTCTCTATCGGAATACCTTTTATCAGACCCTTCAGTTCAAGAACTTCCACACCCATCAGATCGAATTGAAGATCTGCCTCCAATACGGCGCCGACTTTTTGGATGTTTTCGAGGTTCGCGGGACCGAGCGGCCGAAACGGGGCGAGCTCTTCCCGCCGGAATATCAAAGGGGGGCGGTCTCATTCAAATATTCGGGTCTCGACGACATTCTCCGAAGTCTTCACCTCAAGTTCGATCCTCTCCCGGAGGAGGCAAATGGGGAGGAAGCGACCTTTTTCATCCAGCTTCCGCCGCAAAAGGAGTGGGAGCTCCACCTCTCGGCGACCGCGCTGACCGGAGAGCGTCGATGGAACAAACGATGGAACTTCCCGCAGGTGATCACGCGGGTCCGGAAAGGGATTATCAAGTGGGAGCAGGAGCGAACGCGGATCGTCACGAGCAATGAATCATTCAACCAGCTGCTCAGCCGATCCCTCTCCGACATCCGGATGCTCGAGACGGAGACCCCCTATGGTCCCTATCCGTATGCCGGCATTCCCTGGTTCGTCGCCCCGTTCGGCCGGGACGGGATCATTACCTCGCTGGAGATCCTCCCCTTTCAGCCGCAGATCTCCCGCGGAACCCTGCAATACCTGGCCAAACTTCAGGGAAAAGAGCACAATCCTTTCCTCGATGAGGCGCCGGGGAAGATCATGCACGAATACCGGAAGGGAGAAATGGCCAATCTCCGGGAGATCCCCTTCATCCCCTATTACGGAAGCGTCGATTCAACCCCGCTTTTTTTGATTCTGCTTCATCAGTACCTCTCTTGGACCGGCGACGTCGCGTTTGTCGAATCGCTCTGGCCGAATGCCCTGGCGGCGCTGGAATGGATTCGAAAATACGGCGATCTCGATCAAGACGGCTATATCGAGTACCACCGGGAGTCGCCGATCGGTCTCCAACAGCAAGGGTGGAAAGATTCGCACGATTCGGTCTTTCACGCCGATGGGAAATTCGCCGATTCACCCATTGCGCTGGTCGAAGTGCAAGGGTATCTTTACGCGGCGCTGGTCGGGCTCGGATCGATCGCCTCGCAGCTTGGGAAGATCAACCTGCAGATGGAGTTGATCAGCGAAGCCCAAGCATTGCGCGAGCGGTTCGATCGTGATTTTTGGAGCGACGAGAAGCAGTTCTATGCGCTGGCGTTGGACAAGGATAAGAAAAAGTGCGAGGTGGTGACCTCCAATCCGGGCCACTGCCTCTGGACCGGGCTCATCGACGACCGGAAGGCGAGGAAGATCGCAGACCGGCTCATCAGTCCCGACATGTTTTGCGGGTGGGGAATCCGGACCGTTGCGGAAGGGGAACCGAGATACAATCCGATGAGTTATCACAACGGCGGGGTCTGGCCGCACGATAACGCGATCATCCTGGCCGGATTCAAACGGTACGGTCTGAATGAACATCTTCGTCTGGTTGCGACCGGCCTCTTTGAATCGACCCTTTTTCTCGAAAACGGACGGCTGCCGGAGCTCTTCTGCGGCTTTGCAAGGACGATGGGTCACGGCCCGACCCCTTACCCGATCGCTTGCAGCCCTCAAGCCTGGTCGGCCGCATCGATCTTCTCCGTCCTCAGCTCTTTTTTAGGCCTGTCGGCCGACGCGCTCAATCAACGCCTCTACTTCACCGATCCGGTCCTTCCAAGCTGGCTCAAATGGGTGGAAATCACCAATCTTCAGGTCGGAAACGAGCGGGTCGACTTTATCGTCCGGGAGGGAAGAACCGGCGCCTTGATCGAGGTGACCAACAAGTCGCCGAAGGTTGAAGTTGTTACGAGGAGATGA
- the ribH gene encoding 6,7-dimethyl-8-ribityllumazine synthase, whose amino-acid sequence MSNVVKNAGKRKAEGGRGKRVLPPFQSQVLEWKGEIRGAGFRFGIIVSRFNQTITDPLLREALRVLGEQGVGPEDIEVVKVPGAFEIPGAAKKLGLLGRFHALICLGAVIQGETPHFHYISTEVSRGIGQLSLELGLPVIFGVLTTGSVEQAIARSGSEINKGAEAAMAAIEMAHLYRTLK is encoded by the coding sequence ATGTCTAATGTGGTGAAAAATGCTGGAAAGCGGAAGGCGGAAGGCGGGAGGGGAAAGAGAGTCCTTCCGCCGTTTCAGTCTCAGGTTTTGGAATGGAAGGGGGAGATCCGCGGGGCGGGGTTCCGCTTCGGGATTATTGTCAGCCGGTTCAACCAAACGATCACCGATCCGCTTCTCAGGGAGGCCCTTCGGGTCCTGGGGGAACAGGGGGTCGGTCCGGAAGATATCGAGGTCGTGAAGGTGCCGGGTGCGTTTGAGATTCCCGGCGCAGCCAAGAAATTAGGCCTCCTCGGACGATTTCACGCCCTGATCTGTTTGGGGGCCGTGATTCAAGGGGAGACCCCGCACTTTCATTACATCTCCACCGAGGTCAGCCGCGGCATCGGGCAACTCTCTCTGGAGCTGGGACTCCCGGTTATTTTCGGTGTGTTGACGACAGGCTCCGTGGAGCAGGCGATCGCGCGATCGGGAAGTGAGATCAACAAAGGGGCCGAGGCGGCCATGGCCGCGATCGAAATGGCTCATTTATATCGAACATTAAAGTAA
- the nusB gene encoding transcription antitermination factor NusB, translated as MGFRRKARELALQLLFQIDFTGDRIEIPPSFWTENESLPQVKAFTEILVNGVLKHLSEIDPIIEKYTQHWSRDRMAAIDRNILRFAIFELLYLKEIPPKVTINEAIEIAKKYGSEDSGAFVNGILDRIHRDEASFGLTDLKHGAM; from the coding sequence ATGGGTTTTAGACGAAAGGCCAGAGAGCTGGCCCTTCAATTGCTTTTTCAGATCGATTTTACGGGGGATCGCATCGAGATTCCTCCTTCTTTCTGGACCGAAAACGAATCGCTTCCGCAGGTGAAAGCTTTCACCGAAATCTTGGTCAACGGGGTCTTAAAGCACCTCTCCGAAATCGATCCGATCATTGAAAAATATACCCAGCATTGGTCGCGCGACCGGATGGCCGCAATCGACCGAAACATACTGCGATTCGCAATCTTTGAGCTTCTCTATTTAAAAGAGATTCCGCCCAAGGTCACCATTAATGAGGCGATCGAAATTGCAAAGAAGTATGGAAGCGAGGATTCCGGAGCATTCGTGAACGGTATTCTCGACCGAATTCATCGGGATGAAGCGTCATTCGGTTTGACCGACCTGAAGCACGGAGCCATGTAA
- a CDS encoding NAD+ synthase, translated as MRTLRLALAQINSTVGDLAGNVQKISEAIERAKEKRADLIAFPELAICGYPPEDLLLKPQFIEENLQALQKVAKRCKGLTAIVGFVDREEDIYNAAAVIHDGAVRLVYHKCHLPNYGVFDENRYFQAGKEATVFTLNGMTLGVNICEDIWYPEGPTFAQALGGGAEVIININASPYHAGKGLFREEMIATRARDNAAIIAYVNLVGGQDELVFDGGSFVVNESGEVLSRAKQFRESLMMIDLSVDSVFRARLHDPRRRTEKRERVFPEVQKIVLGHTERKGKLKPLLPSLEDRLSRLDEMYSALTFGLADYVHKNGFKKGVIGLSGGIDSALTAAIAVDALGKENVIGVFMPSRYTSQESKEEAEMLARNLGIRLITLPIESPFESYLSLLSHEFKNFPADITEENLQSRVRGNLMMALSNKFGWLVLTTGNKSELSVGYATLYGDMAGGFGVIKDVWKTLVYELATERNKKGKPVIPERTFTRPPTAELRPNQTDQDSLPPYEVLDPILKAYVEEDKSYDEIVAMGFDPAVIAKVIALVDLSEFKRRQAPPGIKLTPRALGKDRRMPITNRYRSFYQAKKKPDQK; from the coding sequence ATGCGGACCCTTCGGCTGGCGCTGGCCCAGATCAACAGTACGGTGGGGGACCTTGCGGGAAACGTTCAAAAGATCTCGGAGGCGATCGAGCGGGCCAAAGAAAAGAGGGCCGATCTGATCGCTTTCCCGGAGCTGGCCATCTGCGGCTATCCCCCCGAGGATCTCCTCTTGAAACCCCAGTTTATCGAGGAAAATCTCCAGGCGTTGCAGAAGGTGGCGAAGCGATGCAAGGGGCTGACCGCGATTGTCGGCTTCGTTGATCGGGAAGAAGATATCTACAACGCCGCCGCCGTCATCCACGACGGGGCGGTCCGGCTTGTTTACCACAAATGCCACCTCCCGAACTATGGCGTCTTCGATGAAAATCGTTATTTCCAGGCGGGGAAAGAGGCGACTGTTTTCACCTTGAATGGGATGACCCTCGGGGTGAATATCTGTGAAGATATCTGGTATCCGGAAGGGCCGACCTTTGCGCAAGCATTGGGCGGGGGGGCCGAGGTGATTATCAACATCAATGCCTCCCCGTATCATGCGGGGAAAGGACTTTTCCGAGAAGAGATGATCGCGACCCGCGCGCGGGACAATGCGGCGATCATTGCCTACGTCAATCTGGTCGGCGGGCAGGATGAGCTTGTTTTCGACGGGGGAAGCTTTGTTGTGAATGAAAGCGGGGAAGTTTTGTCTAGGGCGAAGCAGTTCAGAGAATCGCTCATGATGATCGATCTGTCGGTCGACTCCGTCTTCCGTGCCAGGCTGCACGATCCCCGGCGCAGGACGGAGAAGCGGGAGCGTGTTTTCCCGGAGGTTCAGAAGATTGTCTTAGGTCATACGGAACGGAAGGGGAAGTTGAAGCCCCTTTTACCTTCTCTGGAAGATCGTCTTTCGCGTCTCGATGAGATGTATAGCGCCCTGACGTTCGGCTTGGCCGATTATGTTCATAAGAACGGTTTCAAAAAAGGGGTGATCGGCCTTTCGGGAGGAATTGATTCGGCTCTGACGGCGGCGATCGCCGTCGATGCGCTCGGAAAAGAGAATGTCATCGGCGTGTTTATGCCCTCCCGGTACACCTCGCAGGAGAGCAAGGAGGAAGCCGAGATGTTGGCGCGAAACCTGGGAATCCGCTTGATCACCCTCCCGATTGAATCGCCCTTCGAGTCGTATCTTTCGCTTCTCTCTCACGAATTCAAAAATTTTCCCGCCGACATCACCGAAGAGAACCTCCAGTCGCGGGTTCGTGGAAACCTGATGATGGCCCTCTCGAATAAGTTCGGATGGCTGGTCCTCACGACCGGGAATAAAAGCGAGTTGAGCGTGGGGTATGCGACGTTGTATGGCGACATGGCCGGCGGTTTCGGCGTGATCAAGGATGTCTGGAAAACGCTTGTGTATGAGTTGGCGACGGAAAGAAATAAAAAAGGGAAACCGGTGATCCCGGAGCGGACCTTCACCCGTCCTCCGACCGCCGAGCTCCGCCCCAATCAGACCGATCAGGATTCCCTTCCTCCTTACGAGGTTCTCGATCCGATTTTAAAGGCCTATGTCGAGGAGGATAAATCCTACGATGAAATCGTTGCGATGGGATTCGATCCGGCGGTCATTGCGAAGGTGATCGCTTTGGTCGATTTATCGGAGTTTAAGAGAAGACAGGCCCCTCCCGGGATTAAGCTGACCCCGCGGGCCCTGGGCAAAGACCGACGGATGCCGATCACTAATCGGTATCGCAGTTTTTATCAGGCAAAGAAAAAACCCGATCAGAAATAA
- the glnA gene encoding type I glutamate--ammonia ligase — MTPKEVMEFAKKNKAEMVDFKFVDFPGMWQHFAVPMIEFTEKTFEEGSGFDGSSIRGWQAINDSDMLAVPDPNTAIMDPFTKIPTLSVVCNIQDPIRNEPYPRDPRYIAQKAEAYLKGSGIGDTAFFGPEAEFFIFDNIRFDQNMNSGYYFIESEEGIWNAGKEGANLGYKPRNKEGYFPVAPIDSQEDIRAEMVREMEKAGIHVEKQHHEVATAGQAEIDMRFDSMTKMADKLMLYKYIVKNVAKRHGKTVTFMPKPLFGDNGSGMHTHQSIWKKGKPLFAGDEYAGISKMCLYYIGGILKHAHALAALTNPTTNSYKRLTPGYEAPVNLAYSSRNRSASIRIPMYSNNPKAKRIEVRFPDPTCNPYLAFSAMLMAGLDGIENKIDPGEAIDKNLYELEAKEAAHVRKMPGSLDEALAALEADHAFLLKGDVFTEDILQTWMEYKKSKEIDPMRLRPHPYEFFLYYDL; from the coding sequence ATGACACCCAAGGAAGTAATGGAGTTTGCCAAGAAGAACAAGGCGGAGATGGTCGACTTTAAATTCGTCGATTTTCCCGGCATGTGGCAGCATTTTGCTGTCCCCATGATCGAGTTTACAGAAAAGACATTTGAAGAGGGCTCCGGTTTTGACGGATCGAGCATCCGGGGTTGGCAGGCGATCAACGACAGCGATATGCTTGCCGTTCCCGATCCCAATACCGCGATCATGGATCCCTTCACCAAGATCCCGACCCTCTCGGTCGTCTGCAATATCCAAGATCCGATCCGCAATGAGCCTTATCCGAGAGATCCGCGCTACATCGCGCAAAAGGCCGAGGCTTATTTAAAGGGATCGGGGATCGGCGATACCGCCTTTTTCGGTCCGGAAGCCGAGTTCTTCATCTTCGACAACATCCGGTTCGATCAGAACATGAACTCCGGATATTATTTCATCGAGTCGGAAGAGGGGATCTGGAACGCCGGAAAAGAGGGAGCCAACCTCGGGTACAAGCCGCGAAACAAAGAGGGCTATTTCCCCGTCGCTCCGATCGACAGCCAGGAAGATATCCGGGCCGAGATGGTGCGGGAGATGGAAAAGGCCGGCATTCATGTTGAAAAGCAGCATCATGAGGTGGCGACCGCCGGCCAGGCCGAGATCGACATGCGATTCGATTCGATGACCAAAATGGCCGACAAGCTCATGCTCTACAAGTATATCGTGAAAAATGTCGCGAAGCGCCACGGCAAAACCGTCACCTTCATGCCGAAGCCGCTGTTCGGCGACAACGGCTCCGGAATGCATACCCATCAGAGCATCTGGAAGAAGGGAAAGCCGCTTTTTGCGGGGGATGAATATGCCGGCATCAGCAAGATGTGTCTTTACTACATCGGCGGCATCTTGAAGCATGCGCATGCCCTGGCGGCATTGACCAACCCGACGACGAACTCCTACAAGCGGTTGACCCCCGGTTATGAAGCCCCGGTCAACCTCGCTTATTCGAGCCGGAACCGGAGCGCGTCGATTCGTATTCCGATGTATTCGAACAATCCCAAGGCGAAGCGGATCGAGGTCCGGTTCCCCGACCCGACCTGCAACCCCTATCTGGCCTTCAGCGCGATGTTGATGGCGGGACTCGACGGGATCGAAAATAAGATCGATCCGGGAGAAGCGATCGACAAAAATCTCTACGAGTTGGAAGCGAAGGAGGCGGCCCACGTCCGCAAGATGCCGGGAAGCCTGGATGAGGCTTTGGCGGCGCTTGAGGCGGATCATGCCTTCTTGCTCAAAGGGGATGTCTTCACCGAGGACATCTTGCAGACCTGGATGGAATATAAGAAGAGCAAAGAGATCGATCCGATGCGGCTGCGGCCTCATCCGTATGAGTTCTTCCTCTATTACGATCTTTAA
- a CDS encoding bifunctional 3,4-dihydroxy-2-butanone-4-phosphate synthase/GTP cyclohydrolase II translates to MKFHTIEEAIADIKKGKMIILSDDEDRENEGDLVIAAEKVTPEVINFMAKYGRGLVCLTLTEERTEQLQLAPMAQENTSSFGTAFTISIDARKDVSTGISAKDRAVTILTAIHPDTRPGDLVRPGHIFPIRAQKGGVLKRAGQTEGSVDLARLAGLIPAGVICEIMNEDGTMARLPDLIEFGKQHDLKLVTIKDLIEYRMKRESLVHRVSEARLPTEYGDFNAVVYQNEIDHEVHIALVKGEIEGSQPMLVRVHSGCVTGDIFGSKRCDCGEQLHAAMGRIEKEGTGVLLYLNQEGRGIGLVNKLKAYRLQDGGKDTVQANLELGFKADLRDYGIGAQILVDLGLRKIRLMTNNPRKIVGIEGYGLEVVERVSLEIAPHEKNVHYLRTKKNKLGHMLDNV, encoded by the coding sequence ATGAAGTTTCACACCATCGAAGAGGCGATCGCCGACATTAAAAAAGGGAAGATGATCATTCTCAGCGACGATGAGGATCGGGAGAACGAAGGGGACCTCGTCATCGCCGCCGAAAAAGTCACCCCCGAAGTGATCAATTTTATGGCAAAGTACGGCCGGGGCTTGGTCTGCCTGACCTTGACGGAGGAGCGGACCGAGCAACTTCAACTCGCCCCGATGGCCCAAGAGAACACCTCTTCTTTCGGAACCGCTTTTACCATCTCGATCGACGCTCGAAAGGACGTCAGCACAGGGATCTCTGCAAAAGACCGCGCCGTCACGATTTTAACCGCCATTCATCCCGACACCCGCCCCGGCGATCTTGTTCGTCCCGGCCACATCTTCCCGATTCGCGCCCAGAAGGGAGGGGTGCTGAAGCGGGCCGGTCAGACGGAGGGCTCGGTCGACTTGGCGCGGCTGGCAGGTCTTATTCCGGCCGGGGTCATTTGTGAAATCATGAATGAAGATGGGACGATGGCCCGCCTTCCCGATCTGATCGAGTTCGGCAAGCAGCACGATTTGAAGCTGGTGACGATCAAAGATCTCATCGAATATCGAATGAAGCGGGAGTCGCTGGTGCATCGGGTCAGCGAGGCCCGGCTTCCGACCGAATATGGCGATTTTAATGCGGTCGTTTATCAGAACGAAATCGATCATGAGGTGCATATCGCCCTGGTGAAAGGGGAGATCGAGGGGAGCCAGCCGATGTTGGTCCGTGTTCATTCCGGCTGCGTCACGGGAGATATCTTCGGATCGAAGCGGTGCGACTGCGGCGAACAACTCCACGCAGCGATGGGCCGGATCGAGAAGGAAGGAACCGGCGTTCTCCTCTACCTCAACCAAGAGGGTCGGGGGATCGGTTTGGTCAACAAGCTGAAAGCGTACCGGTTGCAGGACGGCGGTAAAGACACTGTCCAGGCGAATCTCGAGCTCGGCTTCAAAGCCGATCTCAGAGATTACGGAATCGGCGCTCAGATCTTGGTCGACTTGGGGCTTCGCAAAATTCGACTGATGACCAACAACCCCCGCAAGATCGTCGGAATCGAGGGTTACGGCTTGGAAGTGGTCGAACGGGTTTCCCTCGAAATTGCGCCGCATGAAAAGAATGTCCATTACCTGAGAACCAAGAAGAATAAACTTGGACATATGCTTGATAATGTCTAA
- the purB gene encoding adenylosuccinate lyase: MIERYSRPQMAAIWESKNKYETWLKVELLACEAMVDQGEVPKSALKTIRSKSKIDPDRIDELEKTVKHDVIAFLSSITEKVGEEGRYLHMGMTSSDVLDTALAVQMRQAADILIEDLQALLEVLKQKAEEHKETIMIGRSHGVHGEPITFGLKMALWYEETKRNLLRMQQAKEIVSFGKISGAMGTFAHLHPSVETFVCEKLGLNPEPVSNQIVQRDRHAQFLQTLALIAASLDKFATEIRHLQRTEVLEAEEPFEKGQKGSSAMPHKRNPIGCENICGLARVIRSHAHAALENVPLWHERDISHSSVERIILPDSTILLDFMLARFTKIMKGLFVYPERMTRNLDLTGGTIYSQKVLLLLIQKGMKREKAYEIVQSAAMAVFNKGGSFKKAILSHPDLSKRLSVKEIEACFDPRQFVSHIETIYKRVFNEA; this comes from the coding sequence ATGATTGAACGTTACAGCCGGCCACAGATGGCGGCGATTTGGGAATCAAAAAATAAATATGAAACCTGGCTGAAGGTCGAGCTTCTGGCGTGTGAGGCGATGGTCGATCAGGGAGAGGTGCCGAAATCGGCCCTGAAGACGATTCGATCGAAGTCAAAGATCGATCCGGACCGGATTGATGAATTGGAAAAAACGGTCAAGCATGATGTGATCGCTTTCTTATCGTCGATTACGGAGAAGGTCGGCGAGGAGGGGCGTTATCTCCATATGGGAATGACCTCTTCCGATGTGCTCGACACCGCCCTGGCGGTCCAGATGCGCCAGGCGGCTGATATTTTGATCGAGGATCTTCAGGCCCTCCTGGAAGTGTTGAAGCAGAAGGCGGAAGAGCACAAGGAGACCATTATGATCGGCCGCTCCCATGGGGTGCATGGCGAGCCGATCACCTTCGGCCTGAAGATGGCCCTTTGGTATGAGGAGACGAAGCGAAACCTCCTTCGGATGCAGCAGGCGAAAGAGATCGTCTCCTTTGGAAAGATCTCAGGCGCGATGGGGACGTTCGCCCATCTTCATCCTTCGGTTGAAACCTTCGTCTGCGAAAAGCTCGGGCTGAACCCGGAACCGGTCTCGAACCAGATCGTTCAGAGGGACCGCCACGCCCAGTTTCTTCAGACGCTGGCGTTGATCGCCGCGAGTCTCGATAAATTCGCAACGGAGATCCGCCATCTCCAACGGACCGAAGTGCTGGAAGCGGAGGAGCCGTTTGAGAAGGGCCAGAAGGGCTCTTCGGCGATGCCGCACAAGCGCAATCCGATCGGCTGCGAAAACATCTGCGGCTTGGCGCGGGTCATTCGCTCCCACGCCCATGCCGCTTTGGAGAATGTGCCGCTTTGGCATGAGCGGGATATCAGCCACTCGTCGGTGGAGCGGATTATTCTGCCTGACAGCACGATCCTGCTCGATTTCATGCTGGCGCGTTTTACGAAGATCATGAAAGGGCTTTTCGTTTACCCGGAGAGGATGACCCGAAATCTCGATTTGACGGGTGGAACGATCTACTCTCAGAAGGTTCTGCTATTATTAATCCAGAAAGGGATGAAGAGAGAGAAAGCGTACGAGATTGTTCAATCGGCGGCGATGGCGGTGTTCAACAAGGGGGGATCGTTTAAGAAGGCGATTCTTTCACACCCCGACCTCTCGAAACGGTTGAGCGTCAAGGAGATCGAGGCTTGCTTCGATCCGCGGCAATTCGTCAGCCATATCGAAACGATTTACAAACGGGTGTTCAACGAAGCGTAA